AAGGCATATCTGGTGCGGCCAGGGTGCCGCACCGGCTTTTCCACATCCGGGGGTCATGATGATCGTTGTTTTGCTGGTATGCCTGCTGGTGGGCTTTCTTGTGGGGCTGGCCGGAGTGGGCGGCATCCTGGTGCCGCCGGTGCTCATCCTCATGAGCGGCCTGGAGCCGCATACGGCCATGGGGACGGCGCTGGCCTCCTTCATCGGCACGGGTTTCGTGGGCACATGGCTCTATCACAGGAGCGGGCACTACCGTTTCCGCGAGGCCGTGCCCTTCGCCCTGGGCAGCCTCGTCTGCGCCGCGCCCGGTGCGCTGGTCAATGCCCGTATCGATGCCGGGCCGCTGGTCATGATCCTGGCGGTCATCATCATCTTCGCCGGTGCCTGCACCCTGCGCCCGCCCAGGGCGGGACGCGCGGGCAGCCCCTTCTGGCTGGGCTGGAAGGGCCGGGCGGTCATCGGCGGCGCCACGGGCTTCATGGCCGGGCTCACCGGTGCGGGGGGGCCTGTGGCCTCCATCCCCTGGATGGTGCTGGTGGGGTATTCCCCCATCCATGCCGTGGCCCTGTCCATGCCCTACCAGATCGCCACCTCGTTTTCCGGCAGCGTGGGCAACATGCTGGGCGGCCATGTGGACTGGCTGCTGCTGCCCGCCCTGTGCGCCGTGCAGGTGG
This is a stretch of genomic DNA from Desulfovibrio piger. It encodes these proteins:
- a CDS encoding sulfite exporter TauE/SafE family protein → MMIVVLLVCLLVGFLVGLAGVGGILVPPVLILMSGLEPHTAMGTALASFIGTGFVGTWLYHRSGHYRFREAVPFALGSLVCAAPGALVNARIDAGPLVMILAVIIIFAGACTLRPPRAGRAGSPFWLGWKGRAVIGGATGFMAGLTGAGGPVASIPWMVLVGYSPIHAVALSMPYQIATSFSGSVGNMLGGHVDWLLLPALCAVQVAGLLGGIAMARRVSAPFLRTVIGALCIGLGAFLFLRQTGCF